The Chitinivibrionales bacterium genome window below encodes:
- a CDS encoding discoidin domain-containing protein, with amino-acid sequence MKAIKTPHYVHHSAAIIFIALLISSSADVFARPNLALYRPVWASSVGEDNPPGKAVNGVTSDRWESNTTDSEWIMVDLGVPYAVDSVFVNWETAAGQDYAIQTATTLPTSDAGWTTAAHITDGTQGEKRSITFAPVQARFVRLSGYKRASIFGYSIWEFEVYGNYSGCVPPVVAADPADRTFNAGLNTSFNVYANGTDMLFQWQRSSPSGLAWADITNATSAYYAFKPVAADSGALFRCVVSSPCGGDTSNAASLSWSQKARINLACKKFAKCTSAEGGDLVASNVVDDDSSTRWGTDYKNDPNKDSAWVYVDLGSVCFIDSVFLNWEDSGAKEYLLQVANAASDNDQGWTTVSHITDGKGWEKRPIKIAQTQARFVRVRCLQRLSGFGYSMFEFEVYGPSSTAALPAPKTGMVHDQSFISVLPGRNFCVIATKRSAPAEYSASVFSLEGQLVRTFAGSSKTFVWDYSGQNGCRVTNGIYLITVTSRGQAVKAKIAVCR; translated from the coding sequence ATGAAAGCAATCAAAACTCCGCATTATGTCCATCATTCCGCGGCCATCATTTTCATTGCCCTGCTGATTTCAAGCTCCGCGGATGTGTTCGCCCGTCCCAACCTCGCCCTGTACCGGCCCGTGTGGGCCTCGAGCGTGGGCGAGGACAATCCGCCGGGAAAGGCCGTGAACGGCGTGACGAGCGACCGCTGGGAAAGCAACACGACGGACTCAGAGTGGATCATGGTCGACCTCGGCGTTCCCTACGCCGTTGATTCCGTTTTTGTCAACTGGGAGACCGCCGCGGGCCAGGACTACGCGATCCAGACCGCGACCACCCTGCCGACCTCGGACGCGGGGTGGACCACGGCCGCGCACATCACCGACGGCACGCAGGGTGAGAAACGCTCCATCACCTTCGCGCCCGTTCAGGCGCGCTTCGTGCGGCTCAGCGGGTACAAGCGCGCGTCCATTTTCGGGTATTCGATATGGGAGTTTGAAGTGTACGGGAACTACAGCGGATGCGTGCCGCCGGTCGTGGCCGCCGATCCCGCCGACCGGACGTTCAATGCCGGGCTCAACACTTCCTTCAACGTCTATGCAAACGGCACCGACATGCTGTTCCAATGGCAGAGAAGTTCGCCGTCCGGCCTTGCATGGGCGGACATTACAAATGCGACAAGCGCGTACTACGCGTTCAAGCCCGTTGCGGCGGACAGCGGCGCCCTGTTCCGGTGCGTCGTCTCCTCCCCCTGCGGCGGCGACACCTCGAACGCGGCGTCGCTTTCGTGGTCCCAAAAGGCCAGGATCAACCTCGCCTGCAAGAAATTCGCGAAATGCACGAGCGCGGAAGGCGGCGATCTCGTCGCCTCGAATGTTGTGGACGACGATTCATCAACCAGGTGGGGCACGGATTACAAAAACGATCCGAACAAGGATTCGGCCTGGGTGTACGTGGACCTGGGGAGCGTTTGCTTCATAGACTCGGTTTTTCTCAATTGGGAAGACTCCGGCGCAAAGGAGTATCTGCTTCAGGTCGCCAACGCCGCCTCGGACAACGACCAGGGATGGACGACCGTCAGCCACATCACCGACGGTAAGGGTTGGGAAAAGCGGCCCATCAAAATAGCTCAGACACAGGCCCGATTCGTGCGCGTACGGTGCCTCCAGCGCCTCTCGGGATTCGGCTATTCGATGTTCGAATTCGAGGTGTACGGGCCTTCGTCAACAGCGGCGCTGCCGGCTCCAAAAACCGGCATGGTGCACGATCAATCATTTATAAGCGTATTGCCGGGCAGGAACTTTTGCGTCATTGCAACAAAACGCTCCGCTCCCGCGGAATATTCGGCATCGGTTTTTTCCCTGGAGGGACAGCTGGTCCGCACCTTTGCCGGGTCATCAAAAACATTTGTATGGGACTATTCCGGACAAAACGGCTGCAGGGTGACAAACGGAATATATTTGATTACCGTCACGTCAAGGGGACAGGCGGTCAAGGCAAAAATTGCCGTGTGCCGGTGA
- the trpC gene encoding indole-3-glycerol phosphate synthase TrpC: MATILDTIIAEKKEEVKRLRKERGRFAGRSSDLRPFVKSLRKQDGLAIIAEIKKASPSRGVIAKDFNPKTIAEKYAAGGAAALSVLTDEKFFMGATAYLEAARNAVPLPVLRKDFIIDPVQVEQTASMNADAMLLIAACLSNGQMDELYHAGLERTLDILIEIHSTKELDKVFKLSPLPACVGVNNRDLATFKTDSNTTLFIAPHVPKEIVLVSESGIETGEQAKQLYKTGVSALLVGESLMRLDEPGKLIKELSEMKE, translated from the coding sequence ATGGCTACCATCCTCGACACCATCATTGCCGAAAAGAAAGAAGAGGTCAAACGCCTTCGTAAAGAACGCGGGCGTTTTGCGGGACGATCCTCGGACCTTCGGCCGTTCGTAAAATCATTGCGAAAGCAAGACGGCCTTGCCATAATCGCTGAAATCAAGAAGGCGTCGCCGAGCAGGGGCGTAATCGCGAAAGATTTCAATCCGAAGACCATTGCGGAAAAGTATGCCGCGGGCGGCGCGGCGGCCCTTTCAGTCCTTACTGATGAAAAATTCTTCATGGGCGCGACGGCGTATCTCGAAGCCGCCCGCAACGCCGTGCCGCTGCCCGTGCTCAGAAAGGATTTCATCATTGATCCGGTCCAGGTTGAACAGACCGCTTCGATGAACGCCGACGCGATGCTGCTTATCGCCGCATGCCTCTCCAACGGCCAGATGGACGAATTGTACCACGCGGGCCTGGAAAGAACACTCGACATTCTCATCGAAATACATTCGACAAAGGAACTTGACAAAGTGTTCAAGCTGTCGCCGCTCCCCGCTTGCGTCGGCGTTAACAACCGCGACCTGGCCACGTTCAAGACCGACAGCAACACCACGCTTTTTATCGCGCCGCATGTGCCGAAAGAAATTGTTCTTGTTTCTGAAAGCGGAATTGAAACCGGAGAACAGGCGAAGCAGCTTTACAAAACGGGAGTTTCGGCATTATTAGTCGGAGAAAGCCTGATGAGGTTGGATGAGCCCGGGAAGTTGATAAAAGAACTATCTGAAATGAAAGAATAA
- a CDS encoding discoidin domain-containing protein codes for MHSVSKLFLKNASILFLSTMLAAAAVIPVSARPNLALSRTAKASSVQSADLAAANAVDGDYSTRWGSATADSQWLFVDFGEKDTVDSVFITWETAAAKDYYLQVWSSDIDTPAYNDIGWTSVAHVSDGVSGEKRSITFTPTPARYLRMRCMTRATTYGVSMYEFEAYGNTPACPIPAITKQPVNTIGIIGWPVPFRISALGLDLSYQWQRSDTKGALWADAAVGTGAAAAAYSFSPAASDSGAMFRCVVSSPCGIDTSRAAVLSVPSKKPARTNIALNTIAKSSAIQSGFFPGLSVDGTVSQASRWSSAGGDSSWIFVDLGAKYTIDSLAIYWEHAGAKKYSVQVWSSDVDTPAYNDNGWTMLLTDTTLYYQPPPADWCTSFLKVPPTAAQFVRIRCYQRLTNYGCSIFELEVYGTPVPVFAKGAPVDASPGREINVVYGTDGMRFLSNTGKISFIDIFSCQGKLVRHLTDAPFWDFRGQAGKTVKNGTYIARITCGDGIVMRTTKVCR; via the coding sequence ATGCATTCCGTGTCAAAATTATTCCTGAAAAACGCTTCAATCCTTTTTTTATCGACGATGCTGGCCGCGGCGGCGGTTATTCCTGTTTCTGCCCGGCCCAACCTTGCCTTGAGCCGCACCGCAAAGGCGTCGTCGGTGCAGAGCGCCGACCTGGCGGCCGCGAACGCCGTGGACGGCGACTATTCCACGCGCTGGGGCAGCGCCACCGCCGATTCCCAGTGGCTGTTCGTTGACTTCGGCGAAAAAGACACCGTCGATTCGGTGTTCATCACCTGGGAGACCGCGGCGGCAAAGGATTATTACCTCCAGGTGTGGTCGTCGGACATCGACACGCCGGCGTATAACGACATCGGCTGGACCTCCGTCGCGCATGTCTCCGATGGGGTTTCCGGCGAGAAACGGTCCATCACCTTCACCCCGACGCCCGCGCGGTACCTGCGCATGCGGTGCATGACGCGCGCTACGACCTACGGCGTCTCGATGTACGAATTCGAGGCATACGGCAACACGCCCGCCTGCCCGATTCCGGCGATCACCAAGCAGCCGGTGAACACCATCGGCATCATCGGCTGGCCGGTCCCGTTCAGGATAAGCGCGCTCGGCCTCGACCTTTCGTACCAGTGGCAGCGCAGCGACACCAAGGGCGCGTTATGGGCCGACGCCGCTGTCGGGACGGGCGCCGCCGCCGCCGCGTATTCATTCTCGCCCGCGGCATCCGACAGCGGGGCCATGTTCCGTTGCGTGGTCTCCTCGCCGTGCGGCATCGACACGAGCAGAGCCGCGGTGCTTTCGGTGCCCTCGAAGAAACCGGCGCGCACCAACATCGCGCTCAACACCATTGCCAAATCGTCGGCGATCCAGAGCGGTTTTTTCCCCGGCCTCTCCGTGGACGGCACCGTCAGCCAGGCCTCGCGCTGGTCAAGCGCCGGCGGCGATTCGTCGTGGATCTTCGTCGACCTCGGCGCGAAATACACCATCGACTCCCTTGCCATTTACTGGGAACACGCGGGCGCGAAGAAATATTCGGTGCAGGTCTGGAGCTCCGACGTTGATACGCCCGCCTACAACGACAACGGCTGGACCATGCTGTTGACAGATACGACCCTGTATTACCAGCCGCCGCCGGCGGACTGGTGCACGTCGTTTCTCAAGGTGCCGCCCACCGCGGCGCAGTTCGTGCGCATCCGGTGCTATCAGCGGCTGACCAATTACGGGTGCTCGATTTTCGAGCTCGAGGTGTATGGCACGCCGGTACCGGTCTTTGCAAAGGGAGCGCCTGTCGATGCGAGCCCGGGGCGGGAAATCAACGTAGTTTACGGAACGGATGGGATGCGCTTCCTGTCAAACACGGGCAAAATTTCTTTCATCGACATCTTTTCCTGTCAGGGCAAACTGGTGAGGCACTTGACCGATGCGCCATTCTGGGATTTTCGCGGCCAGGCGGGGAAAACGGTGAAGAACGGCACGTATATCGCGAGAATTACCTGCGGTGACGGAATCGTGATGCGAACGACAAAGGTTTGCAGATAG
- a CDS encoding valine--tRNA ligase → MDKQYNPGLVEDKWYAAWTTNKYFRADENSAKPKYSIVIPPPNVTGILHMGHALNNTIQDILIRFKRMKGFEVLWMPGTDHAGIATQNVVEKKFAKEKKTRHDFGREAFVAEVWKWKEQYHATITSQLKKLGSSCDWDRERFTMDEGMSRAVRKVFVQLFNEGLIYRGKYIINWCPRCQTALSDEEAEHKESKGKLYYFKYPYKNGKGFMTVATTRPETMLGDTAVAVNPADDRYKALVGQMLVLPLVNRDIPVIADDFVDREFGTGAVKVTPAHDPNDFQMGLRHGMTPIVVMDEAGNMTGPIPQKYIGTDRFACRKQVVADLEALGLVDKIEDHVHAVGHCYRCHTVVEPYYSNQWFVKMKPLAKDALAAAVEDRVKFYPARWKKTYVDWMENIRDWCISRQIWWGHRIPVWYCKDCGKTIVAEETPASCPGCKSNNIVQDEDVLDTWFSSWLWPFSTMGWPEKTKLMDKFYPTDVLVTAPEILFFWVARMIMAGLHFTGKLPFTDVFLNATVRDKTGRKMSKSLGNAIDPLEVISKNGADSLRFSLIMITSQGADVFLANDTFDIGRNFGNKLWNASRFLLETIKERQSFAALPPVNELAPFDAWILSRLNATIAQVTSALSSYRLNEAAHSIYDFTWRDFCDWYIEAKKADLYQAADEKRAKNALNVCAWVLGSILKMLHPLMPFITEELWAALREKIEYPALLDSATIMRASFPAPDAAAVNEAVENEFTLLKDVITALRTIRSENNIPPDKKGRAIVIPGSSEAAGLLLPHVNEINMFCRLNETVVDATAKAPKFSGQAVVMGNQVYLELEGLIDKQVERDRISKEIAKTQKLADGTKARLENPSFADKAPPEVVKKEKEKYQGILENLDKLKKSLTALE, encoded by the coding sequence ATGGACAAACAGTACAACCCGGGCCTTGTCGAAGACAAATGGTACGCCGCCTGGACCACAAACAAGTATTTCCGGGCCGATGAAAATTCGGCCAAGCCGAAATATTCCATCGTGATCCCGCCGCCCAACGTGACCGGCATTCTGCACATGGGCCACGCGCTCAACAACACCATCCAGGACATCCTCATCCGCTTCAAGCGCATGAAAGGGTTCGAGGTGCTGTGGATGCCCGGCACCGACCACGCGGGCATCGCAACACAAAACGTGGTGGAGAAAAAATTTGCAAAAGAGAAAAAGACCCGCCACGATTTCGGCCGCGAGGCCTTCGTGGCCGAGGTGTGGAAATGGAAGGAACAGTACCACGCCACCATCACGAGCCAGCTCAAGAAGCTCGGCTCGTCGTGCGACTGGGACCGCGAGCGCTTCACCATGGACGAGGGGATGTCCCGCGCGGTGCGCAAGGTATTTGTCCAGCTATTCAACGAGGGTCTTATTTACCGGGGCAAATACATCATCAACTGGTGCCCGCGCTGCCAGACCGCGCTGTCCGACGAAGAGGCGGAGCACAAGGAATCAAAGGGCAAGCTGTACTATTTCAAATATCCTTATAAAAACGGCAAGGGATTCATGACCGTCGCCACCACCCGTCCCGAGACCATGCTCGGCGACACCGCGGTGGCCGTGAACCCGGCCGACGATCGGTACAAGGCGCTCGTGGGGCAGATGCTCGTATTGCCCCTTGTAAACCGCGATATTCCCGTGATCGCCGACGATTTCGTCGACCGGGAGTTCGGCACCGGCGCCGTGAAGGTGACGCCCGCGCACGATCCCAACGACTTCCAGATGGGCCTGCGCCACGGCATGACGCCCATCGTGGTCATGGACGAGGCCGGCAACATGACCGGTCCCATCCCGCAAAAGTACATCGGCACCGACCGTTTCGCCTGCCGCAAGCAGGTCGTGGCCGACCTGGAGGCGCTCGGCCTCGTTGACAAGATAGAAGACCACGTGCACGCCGTGGGGCACTGCTACCGCTGCCACACCGTGGTGGAGCCGTACTATTCCAATCAATGGTTCGTGAAGATGAAGCCGCTCGCGAAAGACGCGCTCGCCGCGGCGGTGGAAGACCGGGTGAAATTTTATCCTGCGCGCTGGAAAAAAACCTACGTCGACTGGATGGAAAACATACGCGACTGGTGCATCTCGCGCCAGATCTGGTGGGGACACCGCATTCCGGTGTGGTATTGTAAGGACTGCGGCAAAACCATCGTCGCGGAGGAAACGCCGGCGTCGTGTCCGGGTTGTAAGAGCAATAACATCGTCCAGGACGAGGATGTTCTTGACACATGGTTCTCGTCGTGGCTGTGGCCGTTTTCCACCATGGGCTGGCCCGAGAAAACAAAGCTTATGGACAAGTTCTACCCCACCGACGTGCTCGTGACCGCGCCGGAAATTTTGTTTTTCTGGGTGGCGCGCATGATCATGGCAGGCCTGCATTTCACGGGAAAGCTGCCGTTCACCGACGTGTTCCTGAACGCCACGGTGCGCGACAAGACCGGCCGCAAGATGAGCAAGTCGCTGGGAAACGCCATCGACCCGCTCGAGGTGATTTCCAAGAACGGGGCCGACAGCCTGCGCTTTTCGCTCATCATGATCACGTCGCAGGGCGCGGACGTTTTTCTGGCAAACGACACGTTCGACATCGGCAGGAACTTCGGCAACAAGCTCTGGAACGCATCGCGCTTTCTTCTGGAGACCATCAAGGAAAGGCAATCGTTTGCGGCGCTGCCGCCGGTAAACGAGCTCGCGCCGTTTGACGCATGGATCCTGTCGCGGCTCAACGCGACCATTGCGCAAGTGACATCAGCGCTGTCGTCGTACCGGCTCAACGAGGCGGCGCACAGCATCTACGACTTTACCTGGCGCGACTTCTGCGACTGGTACATCGAGGCGAAAAAGGCCGACCTGTACCAAGCCGCCGATGAAAAGCGTGCGAAAAACGCGCTTAACGTGTGCGCTTGGGTGCTCGGCTCCATCCTCAAGATGCTGCACCCGCTCATGCCGTTCATTACCGAGGAGCTGTGGGCCGCGCTTCGCGAAAAAATCGAATACCCGGCGCTGCTTGACAGCGCGACAATTATGAGGGCGTCGTTTCCGGCCCCCGACGCCGCGGCCGTGAACGAAGCGGTCGAGAATGAGTTTACGCTGCTCAAGGACGTGATCACGGCATTGCGCACGATCCGCTCCGAGAACAACATCCCGCCCGACAAGAAGGGCCGGGCCATCGTCATTCCCGGCTCGTCCGAGGCGGCCGGCCTGCTTTTGCCGCATGTCAATGAGATCAACATGTTCTGCAGGCTCAACGAGACCGTGGTCGACGCAACGGCAAAGGCGCCGAAATTCTCCGGCCAGGCCGTGGTCATGGGCAATCAGGTATATTTGGAACTCGAGGGACTGATTGACAAACAGGTTGAGAGGGACAGGATATCGAAGGAAATAGCAAAGACGCAAAAATTAGCTGATGGAACAAAAGCGCGGTTGGAAAATCCAAGCTTTGCGGATAAGGCGCCACCTGAGGTGGTGAAAAAAGAAAAAGAAAAGTATCAGGGAATACTGGAAAATCTGGATAAACTGAAAAAGAGTTTGACGGCGTTAGAATAG
- a CDS encoding aminodeoxychorismate/anthranilate synthase component II, giving the protein MILIIDNYDSFTYNLAQYLGELYKGELRVARNDRISLEQIAELLPRAIVVSPGPCTPNEAGISIDAIKTFGPKIPLLGVCLGHQSIGAAFGGNVIRAPYLMHGKVSEIHHDGKKIYTNIPNPFIATRYHSLIIERKSCPDSLEITAQTKDGIIMGVRHKKYPIEGVQFHPESILTQAGKALLKNFLAGIL; this is encoded by the coding sequence ATGATACTGATTATCGACAACTACGACTCGTTCACCTACAACCTCGCGCAGTACCTCGGCGAGCTATACAAGGGGGAATTGCGGGTGGCGAGGAACGACAGGATCTCGCTCGAGCAGATCGCTGAGCTCTTGCCCAGGGCGATCGTGGTGTCGCCGGGGCCGTGCACGCCGAACGAGGCGGGCATTTCGATTGACGCGATAAAAACGTTCGGCCCCAAGATACCGCTTCTGGGCGTGTGCCTGGGCCACCAGTCCATCGGCGCCGCGTTCGGCGGGAATGTCATCAGGGCGCCGTATCTCATGCACGGCAAGGTGTCGGAAATCCATCACGACGGCAAGAAAATCTACACCAACATTCCGAACCCGTTCATCGCCACGCGATACCACAGCCTCATCATCGAGCGCAAATCGTGCCCCGACAGCCTCGAAATCACCGCGCAGACCAAAGACGGCATCATCATGGGCGTGCGGCACAAGAAATATCCCATCGAAGGGGTGCAGTTCCATCCGGAATCGATTTTGACGCAGGCGGGAAAGGCGCTGTTGAAGAATTTCCTGGCTGGGATTCTATAA
- a CDS encoding tautomerase family protein translates to MPIVTISLLKGKSKEEKQQILAAVHEALVAAFKIPDWDRTQKIVEFDRENFEIPDGKTGQYTIIEISVFPGRSRKAKKELYRVVVEKLSKLGIAGNDVFILLNEQPLDNWGIRGGKMASEIQLGYKLDV, encoded by the coding sequence GTGCCCATCGTCACCATCAGCTTGCTAAAAGGCAAATCAAAAGAAGAAAAGCAACAAATCCTCGCCGCCGTACACGAGGCGCTGGTCGCCGCGTTTAAAATTCCGGATTGGGACAGGACGCAGAAGATCGTTGAATTCGACAGGGAGAATTTTGAAATACCCGACGGAAAAACCGGGCAATACACCATCATAGAGATTTCCGTGTTTCCGGGAAGGTCGCGTAAGGCGAAAAAAGAGTTGTACCGGGTCGTCGTGGAAAAGCTTTCGAAACTCGGCATCGCGGGTAACGACGTGTTTATCCTTCTCAACGAGCAGCCGCTTGACAACTGGGGAATCAGGGGAGGGAAAATGGCGAGCGAGATACAACTGGGGTATAAGCTGGATGTGTAA
- a CDS encoding phosphoribosylanthranilate isomerase, which produces MPIRIKICGITQYEDAKTAVGLGVDALGFIFYPQSPRYIHPFAAKDIINRLPPFVSKVGVFVNDTADTIMSIYQQTGIDTVQLHGDETPELAAGFSCGVIKAFGVGPDFSLDSLGRYKVSGYLLDTWSEGRGGSGKTFDWSIAKKAAQKYPNIILSGGLNPSNIREALENVSPYAVEFNSGVEIKPGIKNHYKMRDAVKIVKSWK; this is translated from the coding sequence ATGCCCATCCGAATAAAAATCTGCGGCATCACGCAGTATGAAGACGCCAAGACCGCGGTGGGCCTCGGCGTTGACGCGCTCGGGTTCATTTTTTACCCCCAGAGCCCGCGCTACATCCATCCGTTCGCGGCAAAAGACATCATTAACAGGCTGCCGCCGTTCGTGTCAAAGGTCGGCGTGTTTGTTAACGACACTGCAGATACCATAATGTCAATTTATCAGCAGACCGGCATCGATACCGTACAGCTCCACGGCGATGAAACCCCCGAGCTTGCCGCGGGGTTTTCCTGCGGCGTGATCAAGGCATTCGGCGTCGGCCCTGATTTCTCGCTCGATTCGCTCGGCCGTTACAAGGTGAGCGGCTATCTGCTCGACACCTGGAGCGAGGGCCGCGGCGGCAGCGGCAAAACGTTTGACTGGTCGATCGCGAAAAAGGCCGCGCAGAAATACCCTAACATCATCCTGTCGGGCGGGCTTAATCCGTCCAACATTCGCGAGGCGCTTGAAAACGTCTCGCCCTATGCTGTGGAATTTAACAGCGGCGTGGAGATCAAGCCCGGCATCAAAAACCATTACAAGATGCGGGACGCGGTGAAAATCGTGAAATCGTGGAAATAA
- the trpE gene encoding anthranilate synthase component I: MIVPSLEEVKKLAARGNVIPVCKRILADTETPVSVWLKLFKDEPYSFLLESVTGGDKVARYSFIGGKPFMTFRSNAAAWEVSGEVKESGEGDPIGKLRSLLKQFRAVHVEGLPRLCGGAVGYFSYDSVRLFEKIPDKNPRETILDEIFFGFYRDIIAFDNREHKLLLVTTIHTGNGVALDKAYKDACHALGSLEDKLAVRLASSGIAINDVKESSSTFTRQQYEAAVEKCKEYIRAGDVFQVVPSQRISVRVDANPFDIYRILRTVNPSPYMYFLSLNGAQVVGSSPEMMVRVENGIVETRPIAGSRPRGKDDLEDERLSAELKNDAKEVAEHIMLVDLGRNDIGRVCEYGSVKVEEMMHIEKYSHVMHLVSNVSGTMKAGTDALDALFACFPAGTLSGAPKIRAMEIIDEMEPVRRGIYGGALGYIDFSGSLDTCIVIRTVVCKAGTAFIQAGAGIVADSVPSTEYDETMNKARALLTAINDARQIVGRD; this comes from the coding sequence ATGATTGTACCATCATTAGAAGAAGTAAAAAAACTCGCCGCGCGCGGCAACGTCATTCCTGTCTGTAAAAGAATCCTCGCGGACACCGAGACGCCCGTGTCCGTGTGGCTCAAGCTTTTCAAGGACGAGCCGTACAGCTTTCTGCTCGAGAGCGTGACCGGCGGCGACAAGGTGGCGCGTTATTCGTTCATCGGCGGAAAACCGTTCATGACCTTCAGAAGCAATGCCGCCGCCTGGGAAGTTTCGGGCGAGGTGAAGGAATCGGGCGAGGGCGACCCCATTGGAAAGCTGCGGTCCCTGCTCAAACAATTCAGGGCCGTGCACGTGGAAGGCCTGCCAAGGCTGTGCGGCGGCGCGGTCGGATATTTTTCCTACGACTCGGTGCGCCTGTTTGAAAAAATCCCGGACAAAAACCCCAGGGAAACCATTCTCGACGAGATCTTTTTCGGGTTTTACCGCGACATCATCGCGTTTGACAACCGGGAACACAAGCTGCTGCTCGTCACCACCATCCACACCGGAAACGGCGTGGCGCTTGACAAGGCGTACAAGGACGCGTGCCATGCGCTCGGCAGCCTCGAGGACAAGCTCGCGGTGCGGCTCGCGTCGTCGGGCATCGCCATCAACGACGTGAAGGAGTCCTCGTCAACGTTCACCCGGCAGCAGTACGAGGCCGCGGTGGAGAAGTGCAAGGAGTACATCCGCGCCGGCGACGTGTTCCAGGTGGTGCCGTCGCAGCGCATCAGCGTGCGCGTGGACGCCAACCCCTTCGACATCTACCGCATCCTGCGCACCGTGAACCCATCGCCCTACATGTACTTCCTGTCACTGAACGGCGCGCAAGTGGTCGGCTCTTCACCCGAGATGATGGTGCGCGTGGAAAACGGCATTGTCGAAACGCGCCCGATCGCCGGCTCGCGTCCGCGCGGCAAAGACGACCTTGAAGACGAGCGCCTGAGCGCGGAGCTTAAAAACGACGCCAAGGAGGTGGCCGAGCACATCATGCTCGTTGATCTTGGCAGAAACGACATCGGCCGCGTGTGCGAATACGGCAGCGTAAAGGTGGAAGAGATGATGCACATCGAGAAATATTCGCACGTGATGCACCTGGTGTCCAACGTGTCGGGAACGATGAAGGCCGGCACCGACGCGCTCGACGCGCTGTTCGCCTGCTTTCCCGCGGGCACGCTGTCGGGCGCGCCCAAGATCCGGGCCATGGAGATCATTGACGAAATGGAACCGGTGCGGCGCGGCATCTACGGCGGCGCGTTGGGCTACATCGACTTTTCCGGCAGCCTCGACACCTGCATCGTGATACGCACCGTGGTGTGCAAGGCCGGCACCGCCTTCATCCAGGCCGGCGCGGGCATCGTGGCCGACAGCGTGCCTTCCACCGAATACGACGAGACCATGAACAAGGCGCGCGCGCTGCTCACCGCCATCAACGATGCCCGTCAGATCGTGGGAAGGGACTGA
- a CDS encoding alpha/beta hydrolase, translated as MSIKTSTLIHPIVAFLCVPLFLLCLPRTVIPLRTITYERAPHKDGLLVYLPGFGDSITVLQGNGIIDSIKAYAPSFDVVSADVHYGYYADRTLHERVTKDIIDPANAKGYRRIWFLGNSMGGLGSQLYAWKHPGVIEGIILMGPYTTSKGPIQEITKAGGLSAWSMPAKVDEKDWERPLWQWLKGCAGGGPGCPRIYVAYGVKDKLAPGIRILEQALPKGHVVELEGGHDWPVWKEGLMRLLREGVLK; from the coding sequence ATGTCAATCAAAACAAGCACATTAATCCATCCGATTGTTGCCTTTCTCTGCGTACCTTTATTTTTATTGTGCCTCCCCCGCACCGTCATCCCCTTGCGCACCATCACCTACGAACGGGCACCCCACAAGGACGGCCTCCTGGTCTATCTTCCCGGTTTCGGCGACTCGATCACGGTGCTGCAGGGCAACGGCATTATCGATTCGATAAAGGCCTATGCGCCGTCATTTGACGTTGTCTCCGCCGACGTGCATTATGGTTATTATGCCGACCGCACGCTCCACGAGCGTGTCACCAAAGACATCATCGATCCCGCGAATGCCAAGGGCTACCGCCGCATCTGGTTTCTGGGAAATTCGATGGGCGGGCTGGGCTCGCAGCTTTACGCATGGAAACATCCGGGCGTGATCGAAGGCATAATTTTAATGGGGCCTTATACCACATCGAAAGGGCCGATACAGGAGATCACGAAGGCAGGCGGTCTCAGCGCGTGGTCAATGCCCGCCAAGGTGGACGAAAAGGATTGGGAACGGCCCCTGTGGCAATGGCTCAAAGGGTGCGCAGGCGGCGGTCCAGGATGTCCGCGGATTTATGTCGCATACGGCGTTAAAGACAAGCTTGCGCCAGGGATCCGCATTCTCGAGCAGGCGCTGCCAAAAGGACATGTGGTCGAATTGGAGGGCGGTCATGACTGGCCGGTGTGGAAGGAGGGGTTGATGAGGTTGCTGAGGGAAGGGGTTCTGAAATGA